The Solanum lycopersicum chromosome 6, SLM_r2.1 genome has a window encoding:
- the LOC101248402 gene encoding cytochrome P450 71D7-like → MDMNLVSFILLFSFLFIIFRKLRRSQKQNLPPGPWRLPLIGSLHHLISGHNPHRIFRDLARKYGPVMYLELGEVPTVIISSPSTSKQVLKTHDLAFASRPQFTSTDIVMYNNKDIAFAEYGDYWKQMRKICIMELLSAKMVKSFSSIRKDELSSVLSSIDSVRGCCEVNMTEIIVRFTSSVTCRLVFGKLCRDRDELINLMKDALFLVGGFDIGDFFPSWKLLYKMSGAKSKLVKMHQKVDSVLERIVNEHIKNREAGIKGNGAHGGEDLVDVFLRIKENDQLQFPITNDHIKAVILDMFTAGTETSSTAIIWALSELMKHPNVMAKAQSEVRQAFKEKIDFDEEDLDNLPYLKLVIKETLRLHAPSIVHRECREETTVDGYTIPAKATVLVNTWAMGRDPEVWDDPESFIPERFENSPIDYLGNNYEFLPFGAGKRICPGMQFGIANVKQPLARLLYHFNWGLPYGTNNPKHLDMSEKSGLSAAKEKDLYLIAKTNQSLDAML, encoded by the exons atGGATATGAATTTAGTTTCATTTATCCTCTTGTTCTCattcctttttattatttttcgaAAATTGAGAAGAAGCCAAAAACAAAACTTGCCTCCAGGTCCATGGAGACTCCCACTCATTGGGAGTTTGCATCATTTAATTAGTGGACATAATCCACATCGTATTTTTAGAGACCTAGCTCGAAAATACGGCCCCGTAATGTACTTAGAACTCGGAGAAGTTCCTACCGTCATCATATCATCTCCTTCTACGTCcaaacaagttttaaaaactcaTGATCTCGCCTTTGCTAGTAGGCCACAATTTACATCCACTGATATTGTCATGTACAATAATAAAGATATTGCGTTTGCAGAATATGGTGACTACTGGAAACAAATGCGTAAGATTTGCATAATGGAACTTTTAAGTGCCAAGATGGTCAAGTCATTTAGCTCAATTCGTAAGGATGAGCTCTCTAGTGTTCTCTCGTCAATTGATTCTGTTAGGGGTTGTTGCGAAGTGAACATGACAGAAATAATTGTTCGATTCACAAGCTCTGTGACATGTCgattggtgtttggaaaattgTGTAGAGATCGCGATGAGTTGATAAATTTGATGAAAGATGCGTTGTTTTTAGTAGGAGGATTTGATATAGGTGATTTCTTTCCATCGTGGAAGTTACTTTATAAAATGAGTGGAGCAAAATCGAAATTGGTAAAAATGCATCAAAAAGTTGATTCAGTTTTGGAGAGGATTGTTAATGAACATATTAAGAATCGAGAAGCGGGGATCAAGGGGAATGGTGCCCATGGAGGTGAAGATTTGGTTGATGTTTTTCTAAGAATTAAAGAGAATGATCAACTTCAATTTCCAATCACCAATGACCACATAAAAGCTGTGATTTTG GACATGTTTACCGCTGGGACTGAAACTTCATCCACCGCTATTATTTGGGCATTGTCTGAGTTGATGAAACACCCAAATGTTATGGCAAAGGCACAAAGCGAAGTGAGACAAGCCTTCAAAGagaaaattgattttgatgaaGAAGATCTTGATAACTTGCCGTATCTAAAGTTAGTGATCAAAGAAACGTTAAGGCTACACGCTCCAAGTATAGTCCATAGGGAATGTCGTGAAGAAACAACCGTTGATGGATATACAATACCCGCTAAGGCCACAGTACTAGTCAATACATGGGCAATGGGAAGAGATCCTGAAGTTTGGGATGATCCCGAAAGTTTCATACCAGAGAGATTTGAAAATTCTCCTATTGACTATCTTGGAAATAACTACGAGTTTCTCCCATTTGGTGCAGGAAAAAGAATTTGTCCTGGAATGCAATTTGGTATAGCTAATGTTAAACAACCTCTAGCTAGACTCCTCTACCACTTTAACTGGGGACTTCCATATGGAACAAATAATCCAAAACATTTGGATATGAGTGAGAAAAGTGGATTAAGTGCAGCTAAAGAGAAAGATCTCTACTTAATTGCCAAAACTAATCAAAGTTTGGATGCCATGCTCTAA